The Arachis ipaensis cultivar K30076 chromosome B05, Araip1.1, whole genome shotgun sequence nucleotide sequence aaataacatataaaaattgatAAGTTAAGTActcttttttattacaaaatttttattaatatttatatagGTTGATTTTGCATTAAATTTAATAGTCCAAATTTTATTTATAGATAGAACTCAATTTGCCAGTAAATCGAAACAGACTCGTTCGAACTATAATTCGAATTCCTCAAGCACTAATTCGAATCAGCTAGATTCTAACTCCCTATGCATAATTCGAATTAGGTTGATTCGAACTTCCTCATACATAATTCGAATCAGTCTGATTCGAACTACTAAGACTGCAAACTCCTTCACTAATTCGAGGAGGTTTGATTCGAATTACAAAGTTTTCTAGTTCGAATggggttgattcgaattatatagagACATGTTTTTGGTTGATCCATGTCTTATTTTTTCAACTTAGCTTAATCATGTAAAATCTCATGGAAGCTTGAAAGAGTTTTAAATAAAACGAAAAGCTAAAATGATTTGATGATCTAATATTGAGTAATTGAATCAGATTACATAGATGAGGCAactttgctatatatatatatagcaaattACCATAGAATTCTGTTGTtaagagaaaatagaaataacAGATTTGAAAACAAACTAGGCTCGATTATCTCTTAacaattatattttgatcttcTTAATCTTGATCTATTATATTACATACTCTATCTCTATTAAAACTGGTTTAATACTGCCATTTACCCTAATAATATGTGCAAAGTTTaattctaaaaatttcatgcTATATTACTGGAAGAATGGTCAAAATAAGAATTTACATAGTTTTACATTCAATTTCTGAGAAAAAAGCAATGAATACTCAAGATGAATAATACCTGAGAACTAGGCATCTTCATGAAATTTCTAACCAGCAATTTTGTTGAAGCATACAATCAATAAGAACTTGTAGTTCATCTTTAATTTTTACTATATCTGAATTTGTAAGTTTGTGATAGAGATGTTTAATTATGTGATAGCGTTGTGTGCAGGTAATTTAGATTCTCTTAATTGTGTTAACTTTGATAAATTTTTGGCCAagcttaaaaaatattagtacatTAACTCTCTTAACTGTTGATCATTTTCTTGTCATGGTAGTGATGCAAATTTTTCGGAGAAAGAAGCAGATACGTTCAGAGTGAAAAATGGGGATGGCAACCTTTGCAGTGGACATGTTAACCGAATgtagaagaaaagaaataaattgaTAGAAAATGAGCTCAAAGAGATGCAAGAAAGATACTCTGAAATGAATCTAAAGTTTGCAGGTAGAAGGTGAAAGACAAAAGTagcatattaaaaaatttattaaaaaattaataatttaaaaataaaaaaaactaacaaaatatttaattacgatatttctttaaaatattaatgagttaTNNNNNNNNNNNNNNNNNNNNNNNNNNNNNNNNNNNNNNNNNNNNNNNNNNNNNNNNNNNNNNNNNNNNNNNNNNNNNNNNNNNNNNNNNNNNNNNNNNNNNNNNNNNNNNNNNNNNNNNNNNNNNNNNNNNNNNNNNNNNNNNNNNNNNNNNNNNNNNNNNNNNNNNNNNNNNNNNNNNNNNNNNNNNNNNNNNNNNNNNNNNNNNNNNNNNNNNNNNNNNNNNNNNNNNNNNNNNNNNNNNNNNNNNNNNNNNNNNNNNNNNNNNNNNNNNNNNNNNNNNNNNNNNNNNNNNNNNNNNNNNNNNNNNNNNNNNNNNNNNNNNNNNNNNNNNNNNNNNNNNNNNNNNNNNNNNNNNNNNNNNNNNNNNNNNNNNNNNNNNNNNNNNNNNNNNNNNNNNNNNNNNNNNNNNNNNNNNNNNNNNNNNNNNNNNNNNNNNNNNNNNNNNNNNNNNNGtaatataaaaatttgtaatgttctaatgacttaggtaaatacatgcatgtactcaaattttaaataaaatattttacatagtcaataataatttagaaattaaagaaaatattttattccatacaaaacaattaaaaaatatattttattccatataaattaattaaaaaaatggcttaaaagatgttaggagtactataaaaatttgtaaatatatgataaaaatatattttctttaatttttaaattattattgactatgtagagtattttatttaaaatttgagtacatgcatgtatttacctaaattactagaatattagtgaacttttatagtactcctaatatcttttaagccattttttaaaaattattttgtatagaataaaatattttttggtggtataatttaaataaatttattaaaaaatattcctgAACTATCAATGGGTagaagagtattgtatagaattcgaattgctcactatataattcgaatcagagTGATCCGAACTGCTCAAACATAATTTGAATCAGAGTAATTCGAACTTTCCCATGCGTAATTCGAATCAGCATAATTCAAactacctaacatacatactctcTCATAATTCTAATGGCATTGATTCGAATTATCATAGTCTTTAATTCGAATTATATTGATTCAAATTACATAGATATATGCTTTTAGTTGATCCATATCTCATTTTTCTATTTAGTTAAATCATGTAATATTTCATTCAAACTGATTTAATATCGTCATTTGTCCTAATTTTTTATAACAAATATTGTATAACACCGAAAAAATAAACCCCTTTAAGTTACGAGTAAAAAATATCAAAGAGCTAAATCGCTTTGAATTGCAGCGGATTAGTGAAGTTTGGTTTGGGAAGGCCAAAATTAGTTAAATATTCATAGGAAGTTTGGTTTGGGAAGGAAAAAATAGTAAAGTATTTATAGGATATAATAacgttatttttattttgataatgcAAAAAAATATGTAACGAATGAGTGGTAGGTAGATATGAGTATGCTAATTGTAATGATCAACTAATTAAAAATGGTAGATCAATAGATGGTGATCATGCtatttaattgattaattaaaaatagtGGACAtactatttaattaattattgtagttattatttttatttttttttataagatcttagaagcaaaaaaatataaataaatataagtcAAATAAActttatgtttttaatttaaaatttaatatatcaaatcgtataaaatttatattttcggATAGTTCTTATGTTTGAACTATTAAATCATCTGATAATTTCTATAAATTTTATACAATTTGATAGATTAAGAAAATATCTTAGATTAAATAACATGGCCACCATTTATCATTAGCAATTGATCATTGTAAATAGCATGCTCACAATCTACcattttaattaatcaattacaACATGACCACTATTTACCATTAGTAATTGATCATTGTAAATAGCATGCTCCTAATATCTACCTCTCATTTAAAATTGCATGTAAAGAAaatcaataataaattaaattcttatttttgATAATGTCATCTTTTACATGCTTTATTTTGCATTACATtttgtataaattttaaaaaaaaaatgaatgacaTGTTTAAAATAGGAGTGACATTATTATCTcctgtaaatattttttttttctttccaaacCAAACTTCACGTAATTTAAACCTTTGATATTTTTTGCTAGACTAAAATTGCATGTAATTACGTGTAATTTGGTAAAACGCTAATTacatagttaaaaaaaaatacacactCATGTAAAGAAATATCAATTATTGTAGTTGTATAATTTATGCGGAGAGTTGATTTAAATACATAAATTGACGCGTTAATTTTGTCTAACAATAATAAACTTTCATAGttcttaaatttatttaaatcttTTCTAGTTAGTTTTACCGGTGCTCAAATTTTTCATGGTTAGAAATAGTGATTTACTGTATTtgcttcttttttatattttctgcaGCTTATAATTTAAATGGAGGAACACAAGGAGGTTTGATCAGCATGCATTTGATATAAAGGAAATATTGTTTTAAATGTCATTTTTTTTTCCCTTATAACCTACTGCTCTTGTTGTAACTATACATCATATCTCTTTCTGTTATGAGTTATGACACATTTCTCCATTTGCAAGACAAAATTTCTGTGTTTTGGCCAGCCAACAAAAAAATGCATCTTCATGTGACAAGCATGATTATCTTGTGTGACTAAGACTACCATAGCATAATTTCATTCAAATGCAAGCCTCTGAGTGCTAACCAGGGAAGCATATTGGCCCTTCTTAGCCAATAGCTCAAAATGTGTGCCTAGTTCTGCGATCCTCCCTTCAGAACAAAGCGCAATTTGATGAGCATTTTGAACCGTGCTTAATCGATGAGCTATAACTAGTGTCGTCCTCCCTTTCATCAAATGGTTGAGAGCTTCTTGTACCAGCCGCTCGCTGACAGCATCCAGCGCACTTGTGGCCTGCAAAGCAAGGAAATAGTGTTAAGATTATCATGGCTACATGTTGCCAGGATTACTACATCATCGTTGATGGAAAGTATATAGAATTCTGACATGAATATCACCTCGTCTAGTATAAGGATTGGAGCATTCTTTAAGATAGCTCGGGCTATGGCGATTCTCTGCAATTTAGATACATGGAAGTCAAGAACCTCTGAATGTGCATGCATGAAATTTAACCGTGCATGTTCTTGCAAAGGGAAGGGTTATATATAAACTCGACGATACCTGCCTCTGTCCTCCACTCAATAGGCCTCCACGCTCACCGACAAGTGTATCATAGCCCTTTCAGGTAAATATGAGGTGACAACTTACATGCAGTTGTTTTCATgcgaagttgatagttgagaatagttaaatgataatttactcaaacatgtcaaatcatctaacggtttttaactattaactttacATGAAGACAACTACATGTGAGTTTTCACCAAAATATGAACAGTAAACAAACAAGTTagtacttttaagttttaactttgTAAATGCGGATATAAAACAATCTGAAAATGAAGATAAACAAACCTGTGGAAGTGAGATGATAAAGTCATGAGCATTGGCAGCTTTTGCTGCCTTAATGACATCCTCCTTAGAAACATTCTCATCTGGAAGACCATATGCAATATTTTCTCCAACCGACACCGAGAAGAGAACAGGCTCCTGTAACATTTTAGTGTTAAGTGTATCATTCATGAAGCAACATGATTCTTAGTGTCTCTTGTTTTTAGTTTTGGTTTTCATACTTGATTTACAATAGAGACAACCCGGGCCCATTCACTCTTGTCAAATGTTCTTACATCCTCTCCCGCAACCGTTATGCAACCTCTTGCTGGCTGTGCATAATAAAATACCATTTGGCACCATCAATTCTCGAAACAACGAAATAGAATGAAACTTCAACTATCAACTTATGAAACAGAAGTTAAACCTCATAAAATCTAGCCAATAGCTGCACTATGGTACTTTTGCCTGCGCCACTAGAACCTACCAGTGCAGTTACAGCTCCacaatttagttttaaatttaacCCGCGTAAGATTTCCACATCTGGCCTTAAAGGATAAGAGAAATAGACATCTGCAGTATAAAATAGGCAAGTAAGcataattaaaaagagaaaaggaaaaagaaatataTTGTGTTAGTGTGATACTTAGTCGTCGTTCTGTTTATTATAAGAAGACAAGCTCACATGCATAAGTTTTGTTACATGATACATTAAAACAAACTTTAGATTGGACAGTTACTCACAGGAAAAACCAAATTAAGGAgaaaaaattaagataataaagcTTGCACTGAAGAACATTAGCAAACATGGGTCTTGAAGCAGTTAAGCTAATCATTAGAAAAGCACAACAGAGTGGATATGAAGAATGATGCAGTAGAGATACCTTCAAGACAAACATCTCCAGACCAAGCCAAGCTAAACAAATTGCTAGATGTTTTTAGTGCCGACATGTAATGCATTTGGTTCTTCTCAGTTGAACTATTAGAGAAGAATAATTTATATTTCTCATCATCCACTGCTTTCTGTTGCCTTAGTTCTCTTTCTAAGCCATAGGCAAGAGAATCATCAACCTGAACCCCAGATAAAACAGAGTTGATCCTGTCAACGGCCGCAAAAGCTCCTCGAAGATCCCCAAAGGTATTAACCAGTCCTTGAACCTAAATGATAATATTAGACAGTCAAGTGAAGATCAAGAGATAAGATGAAATAAATAACAAGTCACAACTTAATTTCCTTACAGCAAATGTTAAAGTGAAAGTATATCCAATAAAAGATGCCATAGCTCCGACAGAGAGCTCACCCTGCGAACAGAAACTAAAGcaacttaaaaatattattttaatggtCGAACTTGTTGCAAAAGAAACAGTGAGAGAGAAATATAAATGGAAAAACAGAAATTTTGAACAGATTAGAACTGCTTACCGCCTTAACTTTGTTCCCTCCAAGACAATATAATGAAATCAAAGAGATATAAACAGCAACCCTGGTCATAGATTCATTAAATGATTTGAAAGTACCAAGCTTTATCCCACTTGACTGGAAAGACAGAACCTGTAAAGAACTAATAATTAGAGGTGTCAAGCCTTTCACAACAAAAACCTATTCGTTCTTGAATAATCTTACCTGTTTAGCAAATGTAAACATCTGCCGCTTTTCACCACCAAAAGATCTTACCTGTAATAATTTATTTTACTGTTATCAACTGTCTATTACAAATACAAGACTTTACAAAGCACAAAGTTACTATAAATTTGAAGTATAATCCATGGAGAACTCACTGTTCGAATAGCAGAGAATGTTTCTGATACACAATCAGCTATTGATGCTTGGGCCAACCCATGTGCTTTGAAAACAGGGAATGTCGATCTCTTGTAGACAGCTTCAGAGAACTAAAAGAATCAGCAGAAGAAAACACAAATTGACAAGCAACTTGACTCAAAATTTCTACATATATAGTAATCTATTTCTAATTCAAGCTACAAGAACAAAGAAACGGGTTGAATATGCCCACACTAATAGTAATAAATCACAATACTATTAGAGTCGAACCTAGAACAACCTGGCCATTAGACTAATACATCAAGTACAATAGCAACTTACCGACTGAGACAGAAACCGTGAGCATCAGAATACCAAGAAGTGGGGCTAGCTGAGGggataaagaaaaaagaatgaaTATCGTCCCAATGACCTACAAGAACAGAGAAAACAGAAGACCCAATAGCAAACGTAAGCTACAAAATGCAGACTAAAATAAGCATGAGTGTGACATAAGTAAGTAAGTAACCAAAAAAACACTGGTTAACTCTTGAAAGATAAGGAAGCAATTTATGTACTCAGACATCTAACTGTTGTAAAATAAACTCCCACTCCTCAAGAAATGAAGGAAAGTTAACCCAACAAATTGAAAAAAGACATCACACACATGCTTAAATATAGGAAATATAAAGCTCACTTCTCATTGATGTAGAGTTGCTTGCCTCAGATAATGCCCTGAAACCGCGATCCCTTGAGACATTCTCGCTCACAATATCTTTAAGGGAACCCAAATCAGATGTTAACAAACCAGTGAGTTCTCCAACCTAAAAAGAGCAAAcaaagaaagcacaattgttTTGGCACCTACCAATgcttaaataaaagtaaaataaaccaaaacaatATGGGTTAGAAAAATGAGATTTTTTTATACTTGTAAAATTCTTAATACACGTAAGATATAACCGAAAGGAGTAGATTAGGGAACTCGATAGATGGGAAAGTAATGTAGTGAAATAGACAGAAGGAGAAGGACaaagacaagaaaatataaaattaaggTAAAGGTGACAGTGCAATTATTATTGACAATGTTTATTTGGCACATTATCACAGCTCTAAGCCTAAGTATCACAAATAGCAAAGTAAAAGCACATATAAATGAATAACCCATACAAATACCTTGTATTTGTCGAAAAATTCAACCTGCATAAAAAGAAAGAACACTTAGTAACAGCAAAGCCAGAAAAACTTATAGACTCAAATTTCAAGCTACCGTGCATGTTCTAACAAACAACTCTCTTCGAGAGAAATGACAtagaaaaacaagaaataaaatatAAGTGGCAGAGCGAAAATTGAGAAAGATTTGACTTTACCTTTTGAATCAATATTCTGCCAAAGATCTGAGCTCTAAGAGTTGACATAACTTTCTCCCATACAGTGTTCATGTTTACAACAAAAATAACGGTTAAAAGTGGCTCCATTGCATACAGCACTCCAATTTGACTGAGCAACTTCCACAATGGCTCTGGTCTAACACCAATAAGGACTTCAAAAAACCGCCCTACAGAAAATCAATAACCCATAAGAATGTGTAATAAAAATACTTCCAACCTTCAACATTCAATCAGAAATTTCTGCAAATGCATTGCACCAGTAAAGAGGATAAAAAGTAATCAACAGCTAAAGTATATCATACTGAATAGTATaatttttaatactaaaatacCATCTTATGTAGTGATTCATAATGGCTCCTAgaaaatcttaatattaaaaatgaaatattttccaTTGACACTgcatttcatttcatttcaatTCTTTTCATTCACGAGTCCTAACCGGAACTAGACTGAAAAGGGAATCATTACTTTCTTCCTTGTATTAAAAATTACAATTGtgattaaaattataaattgtatcTTACAAATTGAAGCAGAACGATTGTACTGCTTTGAAATTAAGATTTTTAGTATTCCTGTTCCCTGCACACCCCAATTTGAATAATGAAGGGGAAAAAAAAGATCTTAGGGACAATAAAGAGGATAACAGCCGCTTTATTTTCCTATGAAACAGTACATAGTACATAAGAGCTGattctcctttttcattttcaTCGCTACGTAAGCCTTTGATTTGATCCAAGCATATTGAAAAAAATTCATTAACCTATCATCCATCCAAAcaaagtataaaaaaaaaaaaaaaaaattttNNNNNNNNNNNNNNNNNNNNNNNNNNNNNNNNNNNNNNNNNNNNNNNNNNNNNNNNNNNNNNNNNNNNNNNNNNNNNNNNNNNNNNNNNNNNNNNNNNNNNNNNNNNNNNNNNNNNNNNNNNNNNNNNNNNNNNNNNNNNNNNNNNNNNNNNNNNNNNNNNNNNNNNNNNNNNNNNNNNNNNNNNNNNNNNNNNNNNNNNNNNNNNNNNNNNNNNNNNNNNNNNNNNNNNNNNNNNNNNNNNNNNNNNNNNNNNNNNNNNNNNNNNNNNNNNNNNNNNNNNNNNNNNNNNNNNNNNNNNNNNNNNNNNNNNNNNNNNNNNNNNNNNNNNNNNNNNNNNNNNNNNNNNNNNNNNNNNNNNNNNNNNNNNNNNNNNNNNNNNNNNNNNNNNNNNNNNNNNNNNNNNNNNNNNNNNNNNNNNNNNNNNNNNNNNNNNNNNNNNNNNNNNNNNNNNNNNNNNNNNNNNNNNNNNNNNNNNNNNNNNNNNNNNNNNNNNNNNNNNNNNNNNNNNNNNNNNNNNNNAATCAGCCTCAGCTTGTGCTTCATGAGAAGCATCCATAGCAACCCCCAACTTATGACCTTGGGTGGGGTGTTGGGTTTATCCTGACCCGACCCGTCAATCTTTGGACCCTGTTCAGCGAAGATTGGATCCGAGCCGGGGCCTGTGACGTAGGCACTTGGTGTGGCAGTGGTGAACTTGACATTGGAAgcaggagagaaggagagagtggGTGAGAAAGAAGAGCGAGAGAGAGAT carries:
- the LOC107644767 gene encoding ABC transporter B family member 28 (The sequence of the model RefSeq protein was modified relative to this genomic sequence to represent the inferred CDS: added 61 bases not found in genome assembly); this translates as MALSLCHSPLPFPCSHSSLKPKLALSLSRSSFSPTLSFSPASNVKFTTATPSAYVTGPGSDPIFAEQGPKIDGSGQDKPNTPPKVISWGLLWMLLMKHKLRLILSLATLIACSTCTLSVPIFSGRFFEVLIGVRPEPLWKLLSQIGVLYAMEPLLTVIFVVNMNTVWEKVMSTLRAQIFGRILIQKVEFFDKYKVGELTGLLTSDLGSLKDIVSENVSRDRGFRALSEVIGTIFILFSLSPQLAPLLGILMLTVSVSVAVYKRSTFPVFKAHGLAQASIADCVSETFSAIRTVRSFGGEKRQMFTFAKQVLSFQSSGIKLGTFKSFNESMTRVAVYISLISLYCLGGNKVKAGELSVGAMASFIGYTFTLTFAVQGLVNTFGDLRGAFAAVDRINSVLSGVQVDDSLAYGLERELRQQKAVDDEKYKLFFSNSSTEKNQMHYMSALKTSSNLFSLAWSGDVCLEDVYFSYPLRPDVEILRGLNLKLNCGAVTALVGSSGAGKSTIVQLLARFYEPARGCITVAGEDVRTFDKSEWARVVSIVNQEPVLFSVSVGENIAYGLPDENVSKEDVIKAAKAANAHDFIISLPQGYDTLVGERGGLLSGGQRQRIAIARAILKNAPILILDEATSALDAVSERLVQEALNHLMKGRTTLVIAHRLSTVQNAHQIALCSEGRIAELGTHFELLAKKGQYASLVSTQRLAFE